In Sulfitobacter sp. LCG007, the sequence CCCCTGTCCAATCAAATCTGGCGTCAGTGGCCGTCTTCGATGCCCTGCTGCCACGGCTTGGCGAGATTCCCGAATCGGGTGAAGCGCCCCTCGAAGGACAGTTCCACCGTGCCGATCGGTCCGTGGCGCTGCTTGCCGATGACCACCTCGGCACGACCGTGCAGACGTTCCATTTCTTCCTGCCACCGGCCCATCGCCTCGAGATCGTGATCGGACGGCTTCTCGCGTTCCTTGTAGTATTCTTCGCGGAAGACGAACATCACGACGTCGGCGTCCTGCTCGATCGAGCCGGATTCCCGCAGGTCGGAAAGCTGCGGCCGCTTGTCCTCGCGCGATTCGACCTGACGCGACAGCTGCGACAGCGCGATCACCGGAATATCTAGCTCTTTCGCGATGGCCTTCAGGCCCATTGTGATCTCGGAAATCTCGTTGACCCGGTTTTCCGAGCGGCCCGTGCCTTTGACGAGCTGGAGATAGTCAACCATCAGCACGTCAAGACCATGGGTCCGCTTCAGGCGGCGCGCGCGGGCGGCAAGCTGGGCGATGGGAATCGCGGGCGTGTCGTCGATGAAGAGGGGGCAGGCTTCAAGCGACTTGGCGGCATCGACGAAGCGGCGGAATTCGCTTTCTGTCATGTCGCCCCGGCGGATCTGTTCCGAGGGGATCTCGGCCGCCTCCGAAAGGATCCGAGCGGCCAGCTGCTCGGCACTCATCTCGAGGCTGAAGAAGCCCACGACACCGCCATCGACCGCGCCTTCCGACCCGTCGGGCAGGACGCCGCGCCGGTAGGCCTTGGCGATGTTGAAGGCGATATTGGTCGCCAGTGAGGTCTTGCCCATCGAGGGCCGCCCGGCGAGGATCAGAAGGTCGGACTTGTGCAGGCCGCCCAGCTTCTTGTCCATGTCGATCAGCCCGGTCGAGACCCCCGCCAGCCCGCCGCCGCGCCCGTAGGCCGCATTCGCGACGTTGACCGCGTCGGTCACCGCCTTCAGGAAACTCTGGAAACCCGAATTGACCTGT encodes:
- a CDS encoding replicative DNA helicase: MNDVFKMNAGAIQLDSPDTMPHSIEAEQQLLGAILTNNDIYDKVASIIGEKHFYEPVHARIFEICAARIAKNNLASPVTVKTFMEEDEGLKELGGPAYLARLAGAAVSAFAVREYAQMIYDLAVRRELIQLGRDISAKAASVEVSSGPTEQIVEAEQALYGLAEQGQVNSGFQSFLKAVTDAVNVANAAYGRGGGLAGVSTGLIDMDKKLGGLHKSDLLILAGRPSMGKTSLATNIAFNIAKAYRRGVLPDGSEGAVDGGVVGFFSLEMSAEQLAARILSEAAEIPSEQIRRGDMTESEFRRFVDAAKSLEACPLFIDDTPAIPIAQLAARARRLKRTHGLDVLMVDYLQLVKGTGRSENRVNEISEITMGLKAIAKELDIPVIALSQLSRQVESREDKRPQLSDLRESGSIEQDADVVMFVFREEYYKEREKPSDHDLEAMGRWQEEMERLHGRAEVVIGKQRHGPIGTVELSFEGRFTRFGNLAKPWQQGIEDGH